A portion of the Simkania negevensis Z genome contains these proteins:
- a CDS encoding opioid growth factor receptor-related protein: MALTNLIESAKLFDQWAISGLPKGIDSKAEAKKVQSYIDQVKSSNRSFEMMVYFEYRPKLEKGLELLNTAAPIITEKSSTEEVLKPTEKSEPATSDKTTSLPKTESNGSTVIGTIFGGMVAIPKAILWTGPKSLVQWALTPRQTPVETSESEKPKPVEVIHTRDEISAPDDVSRFKRTERIPVGLNNENGDDCFLNSVRQFTYNTPLAEHVLPALPKEVFPHTLKDCENYHAQTVGTPMGGSRSVRNELLPPHMRGGHQDAHEALMQLLYYTDEKTNPIFNQIEGTRTYDLGSLPRGVTYDDFTTEGKGYFQIARQHNCGLNIATDRVAMPLLSIKTEEKKTLRTLQEVWDYHMNPPVQRVVPTTSPDEFGANLCDSTRITPEMLNSGRVVTNRHGKYKALPDQVGEKFRFVEPPEHLLFSLKRYTRSLGVSTKIGDTVDMDPTFTLDHNHIKGDRAANYQIEAFIVQSGSLSVGHYISYVYDRSRDQWYRCNDSSVTPISTSDARAAMRIAYSFYAKRVGEPFRSTPRAITTPLELPKHEVSLSTEKDSKTRVPFRLDRTHKIGLSSSKQAFEGTFIVGDLSQSDILDGQGKANAQATGFLAKILNGSPVTKDNLGPLLDQNVNAVRSQYTSPSKAAQQEKVLNRIADKFAQELENFALTYKGFQSLKVPEDQLAQFFLTRMKDIGIEYQKQYKQDATSAFTKALPDLAEKRLTGKLTKEKLSDTVKSLLRQDRVGEKTSDETHSSSQMTEVYRAFENAFGNLKLPECETLGLDSDPGMRSVIFQSILTAKREAYLDSNKTPAVGAVLSCNGASYAISLSKQENGTVLYRIFDPQGKNELTGSTGAFIFETTDETQAAKLLTELVTYLPVEDAGGDLNELTTYTFIPPIKNKTSVWPTIGNTIYNVSAYTLSGASTVVTFPFKSVYYLGCALMSTCKSKPQSQTISTKPITAKFEHTSKESVGAELARIRSEIVLFMMGDKTYTPSDLARLGDALSKVMPEARKYPELAKTAESIAKSIQNLGGTVSISTSSQPQTTHSTPVKTPTSSTSVSDPRGLLPFYTGGKANAHGYTLEQILKFSDEEMELHHNFIQWIFPTSQIGVDAKAPLLDRGLIAAAKSDPTFCANMLRSFDKMLSYYGLERKGESVVKGANFESRKKFWLINGKHNLLRMTRMITSMGKLGLKKEARAFAECIIRVHDRGEISGLGNSVGYWMQAMVDHTS; encoded by the coding sequence ATGGCATTAACAAACTTAATTGAAAGTGCAAAACTTTTTGATCAATGGGCCATCAGTGGATTGCCTAAGGGAATCGATTCTAAAGCTGAAGCTAAGAAAGTCCAGTCTTATATCGATCAGGTGAAGTCGTCTAATAGATCATTTGAAATGATGGTTTATTTTGAGTATCGCCCAAAATTAGAAAAGGGACTAGAGCTTCTTAATACTGCTGCTCCAATCATCACCGAAAAATCTTCAACTGAAGAAGTCCTTAAGCCTACCGAAAAAAGTGAACCAGCAACCTCAGATAAAACTACCTCTCTCCCCAAAACTGAAAGCAATGGATCCACAGTCATAGGAACCATCTTCGGAGGAATGGTTGCCATTCCAAAGGCGATCTTATGGACTGGCCCTAAAAGCTTAGTTCAATGGGCACTCACACCAAGACAAACTCCAGTAGAAACTTCTGAAAGCGAAAAACCGAAGCCTGTTGAGGTGATTCATACTCGTGATGAAATCTCGGCCCCCGATGATGTTAGTCGCTTTAAGCGGACAGAGCGCATTCCGGTAGGACTCAATAATGAAAACGGGGATGATTGCTTTCTCAATTCCGTGAGACAGTTCACATACAATACCCCCCTTGCTGAGCATGTCCTTCCAGCATTGCCGAAAGAGGTTTTTCCTCATACACTTAAAGACTGTGAAAACTATCACGCTCAAACTGTTGGTACCCCCATGGGAGGCTCAAGGTCCGTTCGGAATGAGTTATTACCTCCACACATGAGAGGAGGCCATCAAGATGCTCACGAAGCTTTGATGCAGCTACTTTACTATACAGACGAAAAAACGAATCCTATTTTCAATCAAATTGAAGGAACTCGAACTTATGATTTAGGCAGTTTGCCTAGGGGAGTGACATACGATGATTTCACCACAGAGGGAAAAGGTTATTTTCAAATTGCGCGTCAACATAACTGTGGGTTGAATATCGCAACTGACCGTGTTGCAATGCCTTTGCTTTCAATTAAAACCGAAGAAAAGAAAACACTCAGAACACTCCAAGAAGTTTGGGATTATCATATGAACCCACCAGTTCAACGAGTCGTTCCGACAACTTCTCCTGATGAATTTGGAGCCAATCTATGTGATTCTACAAGGATAACTCCTGAGATGCTTAACAGTGGGCGTGTTGTCACCAACCGCCATGGCAAATATAAAGCGTTGCCCGATCAAGTAGGTGAGAAGTTTCGATTTGTAGAACCTCCTGAGCACCTTCTCTTTTCCCTAAAACGATATACGAGATCTCTTGGTGTCAGCACTAAAATTGGTGATACAGTCGACATGGACCCAACTTTCACTCTCGATCATAACCACATCAAAGGGGACAGGGCTGCGAATTACCAAATTGAAGCTTTTATCGTCCAATCAGGAAGCTTATCAGTTGGTCACTACATTTCCTATGTTTATGACCGCTCTAGGGACCAGTGGTACAGATGTAATGATAGTTCCGTAACCCCTATTTCAACATCTGATGCCAGAGCAGCAATGCGCATTGCCTATTCCTTCTATGCGAAACGCGTAGGAGAACCTTTTAGATCGACTCCAAGAGCAATCACAACGCCCCTTGAACTTCCCAAGCATGAAGTTTCTTTATCGACAGAAAAAGACTCAAAAACCCGTGTGCCATTCCGTTTAGATAGAACGCACAAAATTGGATTAAGTTCTTCTAAGCAAGCTTTTGAGGGCACATTTATTGTAGGGGATTTAAGCCAATCAGATATCTTAGATGGACAGGGAAAAGCAAATGCACAAGCTACTGGATTCCTTGCAAAAATTCTCAATGGCTCGCCTGTTACGAAAGATAATCTCGGTCCTCTACTCGATCAAAATGTTAATGCAGTCAGAAGTCAATATACTTCGCCTAGCAAAGCTGCGCAGCAAGAAAAAGTTTTAAATAGAATAGCTGACAAATTTGCTCAAGAGCTCGAAAACTTCGCTTTGACTTATAAGGGATTCCAAAGTCTCAAAGTTCCCGAAGACCAATTAGCACAATTTTTCCTCACGAGAATGAAGGATATTGGAATTGAATATCAAAAGCAATACAAACAAGATGCAACCTCTGCTTTTACAAAGGCTCTTCCAGATTTAGCAGAAAAACGCCTGACAGGCAAACTCACAAAAGAAAAGCTCTCTGACACCGTGAAGTCTCTCTTACGCCAAGATAGAGTTGGAGAAAAAACAAGTGACGAAACACACTCTTCATCTCAGATGACAGAGGTCTATCGTGCATTCGAAAATGCCTTTGGAAATCTAAAGCTTCCCGAATGTGAAACCTTAGGTCTTGACTCAGATCCTGGAATGCGAAGTGTGATTTTTCAAAGCATTTTGACTGCAAAAAGAGAAGCGTATCTTGATTCAAATAAAACACCTGCAGTCGGAGCTGTTCTTAGTTGCAATGGTGCTTCGTATGCTATCTCATTATCTAAGCAGGAAAACGGAACCGTTCTCTACCGTATTTTTGACCCACAAGGAAAAAATGAACTTACAGGCAGTACAGGGGCATTTATCTTTGAAACGACTGATGAAACTCAAGCTGCTAAGCTCCTCACTGAGTTAGTGACTTATCTTCCAGTTGAAGATGCTGGTGGAGACCTCAACGAATTGACGACTTACACATTCATTCCCCCCATTAAAAACAAGACCTCCGTGTGGCCCACAATCGGCAACACTATATACAATGTCAGCGCTTATACACTTAGTGGTGCCTCAACAGTTGTAACCTTCCCTTTTAAAAGTGTCTATTACTTGGGCTGCGCCTTAATGAGTACCTGCAAATCGAAACCCCAATCTCAGACAATCTCTACTAAACCGATTACAGCCAAGTTTGAACATACGAGCAAAGAGTCTGTAGGAGCAGAACTAGCAAGAATTCGATCTGAAATTGTCCTCTTTATGATGGGTGATAAAACATACACTCCATCCGATCTCGCTCGTTTAGGAGATGCGCTGAGCAAAGTGATGCCTGAAGCTCGCAAGTATCCTGAGCTTGCAAAAACAGCTGAATCGATTGCTAAGTCCATTCAAAACTTAGGAGGAACAGTTTCAATATCTACCTCTTCACAACCTCAAACGACTCACTCAACACCAGTGAAGACTCCAACTTCATCGACATCTGTTTCAGACCCAAGAGGATTGCTCCCTTTCTATACAGGTGGAAAGGCAAATGCGCATGGCTACACCTTAGAACAAATTCTCAAATTTTCAGACGAAGAAATGGAGCTTCATCACAACTTCATTCAGTGGATTTTCCCCACCAGCCAAATCGGGGTTGATGCAAAAGCTCCTCTCTTAGATAGAGGACTCATCGCTGCTGCAAAAAGCGATCCGACCTTCTGCGCTAACATGCTTCGCTCTTTTGACAAAATGCTCAGCTACTATGGACTCGAAAGAAAAGGAGAGTCTGTTGTGAAAGGTGCAAACTTTGAGTCGCGTAAAAAGTTCTGGTTAATCAATGGCAAACACAACCTACTCCGCATGACTCGTATGATCACAAGCATGGGCAAACTTGGCCTCAAGAAAGAAGCTAGAGCTTTTGCCGAATGCATCATAAGAGTTCACGACAGAGGTGAAATCTCTGGACTCGGAAATTCGGTTGGGTATTGGATGCAAGCAATGGTCGACCACACTTCTTAA